TAGGTTTTTCTTCACTTGCTTGATACTCATCTGCTTGAGTAGTCTCATAATTATAAGGATCTTGTTGCTCTGTTGCTACTTCTTCAGTTTGATTTTGTTCTGTTTGTTCTGTCTGTTCATTGTTGTCTTCATTTTCAACGACTGGCTGTTTGTGTTTTTTATGTTTTTGATGTTTTTTACTACGTGATAATACTTCATCATTTGAACTTTGTGAAACTGTTTCTTGTTGTTCTGTTGGTTGACTTGTCTCTTCGACTTTCTCAGGTTTCTCAACATGTTCATCACGAGCTACTGGCTTTTCTTTTCTAACTTCACGTTGTTCCTTTTCAGCTTGAACTGGACGTGATGGTCTTGGTTGCTGAACGACTCTATCTTGGTCATGTTTAACAAATGGTTCTTGTTGTCTTCCTTGCATCGGAATGATTTTGTCTTTTCTTACAAATAACAAAATGCTGACTAAGAAGAAAAATAATGGAACTAAAACGATAAATAACGGTATTGTAACCACTGCTAATATTAAAAATACAGTAGCTGAGAAAACTCTCCATCTCATGAGCACTAATGCTATAAATGAAAATATTAATACAATAATTAAATAGATAATAAATAGCCAAATCCAATTTTGTATATTGAGAGCAAGCTCACTTGATGATAGCAGTTGACCATTCACAGTCATATTAATATTTAATCGATTAATTAATGTTTCTAGTCTGTTTATGTTGGTCGGATTATTTAATACGACAAGGGCAGCAAATAATGATATAGCTGTTACGCCTATGAGTATAAACCAGGCAAGCCATCCAAAAAATCTTTCGAATCCTCTCCCAACAGGTTGTCTCACATGTTCTACATATGAATTCATTATATTTCCCTCCTTTAATTGAACTAGGTTTAATTATAACAAAAAAGAGCCTCTGTTTCCCACAAAGACCCTTTTTCATGATTATTTTAACGACATTTTAAATTTTAAAAATGCTTCGTTATATTTCGCTATATTTTCTTTTCCTAAATCTTTATAAACTTCTAATTTTTTTCTAATATTTGAATCTGGATAAAATCTTTCGTCTTCTCTAGTTTCTTTATCTAACAATTTGTAAGATTCTTTATTTGGTGTCGCATATCCGACCCATTCAGTATTCTGTTTACCATTTTTTTCATCTAATATGAAGTTGATAAATTTATGTGCACCTTCTACATTTTGTGCAGTCTTTGGTATAACCATATTATCAAACCATAGATTAGATCCTTCTTTCGGTACAACAAAATCTAAATTATCATTTTCACTCATAATATCTGCTGCCATACCACTCCATACAACCGCGACATCAGATTCGTTTTGAACCATCATCGTGTTAATTTCATCACCGACAACACCACGAACATTTGGAGATAACTTTATAAGTTTGTTTTGAGCTTTTTCTAATTTCTTTGGATTCGTTTCATTTAAACTTTCATTCATACTATTTAATGAAAATCCGATACCTTCTCTTGCTCCATCAACGACAAGAACATCTTTATTTAACCTTTTATCCCATAGACTATTCCATGAATTAAAATCAATGCCCTTTGTCTTTTCAGGATTATATAGAATGCCGACCGTTCCCCAGAAATAAGGTATTGAATATTTATTGCCCGGATCAAATGGTAAATTCATAAAATCTTTATCTATATTTTTTAAATTTGATAATTTTTTATGGTCAATTGGAATTAGTAGGTCCTCTTTAGCCATTTTTTGAATGGTATATTCACTTGGCACAGCAACATCATAAGGTGTTCCACCATTTTTAATTTTTGCCATCATCGCTTCATTTGAATCAAATGTTTCATATACCACTTTGATGCCAGTTTCTTTCTCAAACTTCTTCGTTAATGCTGGGTCAATATATTCTCCCCAGTTATAAACGTAAATGACATCTTTTTTTCCTTTTGCTGGCGGGGGATCGATAAGTTTAGTCGATAATATAAGTAAAGCACCTACAATTAATGAGATACCAATCAGTTGTATTAATTGCTTCATCTTAATTCTCCCCTCTTTTTAGACTTCTTTTCTGTTGGCCACGTTTAATAAAGTAATAGCCTAGAATTAATATCATTACTAATAAGAATAGTAACGTTGAAATCGCATTGATTTCCATAGTTATGCCTTTTCTCGCCATAGAATAAACTTCTACTGAAAGTACGCTGAAGCCAGAACCTGTAACGAAGAAGCTGACAGTAAAGTCATCTAAAGAATACGTTAACGCCATAAAGAATCCACCGATTGCGCCTGGAAGAATATGCGGGATAACGACTTTCGTTAAAGTTTGCCAAGAATTTGCACCTAAATCTCTTGCAGCATCAATCATTGATGTATTCATATCGTATAATTTTGGTAATACAAGTAATACAACGATAGGCACACAAAATGCAATATGAGAAATTAATACAGACCAGAAACCTAAGCCCATTCCTGTATAATGTCCAATCACTGTAAATAATAATAAGAATGATGAACCAATAACTACATCTGAACTTACCATTAAAATATTATTTAATGTTAATAGCCCGACTTTGATTTTTTTATTTCTTAAATAATGAATACCAATTGCGCCACAAATACCAATTAAAGTTGAGATACTTGCCGCTAACAACGCTACTGCGATTGTATTCACGATAATAACAATCAATCGTTTATTTTGAAATACGGATAAATAGTGATCAAATGTAAATCCTTCAAAATGCGTCATATTGCCAGCGCCATTAAATGAATAATAAATTAAGAAAAAGATAGGCAAGTATAAAAATGCAAGTACTATCGATAAATATAATTTTCCTGTTATTTTCATACTAAACCTCCTTTTTCTCTGATTTAGATTTTGTAATGATTAGGATAAATGCCATTGCAATAATTAAGAATACGGCGATTGTTGATCCCATACCATAGTTTTGTGTCACTAAAAATTGCTCTTGAATCGCAGTCCCTAAATTGACGACTTTATTCCCAGCAATTAATCTTGTAATCATAAATAATGATAAAGCAGGAATAAATGTAATTTGAATACCTGTCTTAACACCTTCTAATGTTAGAGGGACAATTACGCGATTAAAAGTTGTTAAATGACTCGCACCTAAATCTCTTGATGCTTGTAATAAATTCTCAGGTATTTCTTCCATCGAATTAAATATCGGCAACAACATAAACGGTATATAAATATATACCGAAACAATGATAAATGCCGTACTTGTAAATAAAAACTCTGTTGATGGTACATGGAAAATACTTAATAATTTATTAAGTAAACCATCATGACTTAAAATACCAATAAATGCATATGTTTTTAGCAATAAATTTATCCATGTCGGTAATATCACTAGCAGAAGGAGTACTTCTTTATGCTTTGCACTTCTTAATGCGAGCGCTAATGGATAACTAATCACTAAACAGAAAAACGTAATGATACTTGCATACCATATAGAACTTACAGTCATACGTAAATAGCTACTTGTAAAGAAATTCTGATAGTTTACTAAAGAAAAATGCCCTTCAATATCTAATAACGATGCGTAGAAAATCATACCAATAGGAACAATAATAAATAACACAATCCAAATCATATAAGGTACAAGTAGAATGGATTTTATTTTATTCATTGTTATCATCCTCATAACTTTCTATTCGACGATCAAATTCTTCTTCAGTTTCACCAGGTAACATAATATGAATGGCTTCTGATTCAAAGTAAAGACCGACCGTTTCTCCAATTGTTGCTTTTTTAGTCGTCTGTATTATCCATTCATTACCTTGTGCATCAAAACAACATATTTCATAATGTACGCCTCTAAATAGTTGAGAATCAACAACAGCAGAAATACGACCTTCACTTTCAGACTTGATTGTTATATCTTCTGGACGAATGACAACATCTACTTTGGCATCTTTTTCGAAACCAGCATCGACACATTCGTAAGGTATGCCATACATTTCAACGACATAATCTCGTTTCATTATGCCACTCACAATATTGGATTCACCTATAAAATCAGCAACAAACTTATTTACAGGTTCATCGTATATATCTACAGGTGTACCACTTTGTTGAATTTTACCGTTTCTCATGACAAATATGTAATCACTCATTGCTAAAGCTTCTTCTTGATCATGTGTAACAAATATGAAAGTAATTCCTAATCTCTGTTGAAGTTCTCTTAATTCATATTGCATTTCTGTTCTTAACTTTAAATCTAAAGCAGACAATGGTTCATCTAGTAAAATAATTTCAGGTTCATTCGCTAACGCTCTTGCAATTGCAACACGTTGCTTTTGTCCACCACTCATTTCAGTGATTTGGCGGTCTTCATAACCTTCAAGTTTAACGAGTTTCAACGCTTCTTTTACTTTGTTTTTTATTTCACTTTTATTTAATTTTTTGATTTTTAATCCAAAAGCTACATTATCAAAGACGTTTAAATGAGGAAATAATGCATAATCTTGAAACACTGTATTTACTTTTCTTTTGTTTGCAGGCACCTGATTGATAATCTTGTTATTAAATAGAATGTCCCCGCTCGTTGCTGTTTCAAATCCCGCAATTAATTTTAATATTGTCGTTTTACCGCAACCTGACGGACCGAGTAAAGTATAGAACTTACCTTCCTCTATTTCAAAACTAATATCATCTAATACTTGAGTGTTACTAAAGTTTTTTGATATATTTTCAAACTTTATAATTGATTGTGACATAATTTACCTCCTATAAATATGATTCTGTAGCTACGATTAATACCTCTGCAACTTGCTCTGACAAATTTGAAAATTGATGTTCTTCATTTGCCTTAAAGTAATAACATTCTCCCTGACTAGCAGTGAATGTTTGTTTACCTAATTTTAATGTGATTTCTCCCTTTTTAACATATGCAAATGTTTCTGAAGAAGAAGGACTAAAACATTTATACTTTGCACCACTTCTTAATTGAATAATTACAGGTTCCATTTCAAATTCATTTGAATCTGGTACTAACCATTTGATTTTGTAACCTAAATCATATTCATCATATAAAGTTTGCTCATTATTTGGATAATATATACGTGCTTGATATAGCTTTTCATTAAAGAATTCACTAGGTTCAACACCTAATACATCTAATATATTCAAAAATGTTTCCATTGATGGTGAAGATAGATTTCTTTCCAATTGTGATATATAACCTTTAGATAAATCTGTACGTTCACCTAATTCTTCTTGTGTTAAATTTTTTTGATGGCGTAAATTTTTAAGCTTTTCTCCAATATCCATAAATCCCCCAAAAAACGTGTTTGTTTACTTTTACTAAACATTAAGTTTAGTACCTTTAATAAAATAACAGAAATCATTTTATTATTCAACACTTTTTTGAGGGATTTATTATAAATTATTTAATTGAAATGTGTGATGACTCTTTATCTTCTTTAAGTGCTTTAATAGCTTTATAGCCATCATAACCACTTGCTTCTTTAAATTCTTTGTATATATTATTCTCATCAGATTTACCAGGAACTATTTTTTTGAAATTTTTATATGCATTGGCAAATTGTTCTCTATCTGTTTTATCTTCATAAGCATTTTCAATATGATTAAAAAATTCAACGACTTGGATCATCTCTTCTTGAGTCCAATCTACGTCAATAGGATAACTATATTCCATATTTACACTCCTTTATAAAAAAAAGGTTGGACAAATTGTCCAACCCTTTATTGATTCTTTAGATTATAGCGTATGAATAGGTGTTCCTAAAGCTACTTCAGCAGCTTCCATAGAAATTTCACCTAAAGTTGGATGTGCATGAATTGTTAATGAAACATCTTCAGCAGTCATTCCAGTTTCAATAGCTAATCCTAATTCAGCAATGATGTCTGAAGCGCCTGTTCCAGCTACTTGAGCACCAACTAATAAGCCATTTTCTTTTAATGAAACAAGTTTAACGAAACCAGCAGTTTCATTTAATGCTAAAGCACGACCATTTGCAGCAAATGGGAATTTAGAAGCTTTAACTTCTAAGCCTTCTTCTTTAGCACTTGATTCAGAATGTCCTACAGTCGCTAATTCAGGTTCAGTGAAACATACAGCTGGGATAGCTAAGTAGTCTACCGCTGATTTTTCGCCTGAAATTGCTTCTGCAGCAACTTTAGCTTCATAGCTTGCTTTATGTGCAAGTGGAGGGCCAGCTACGATATCACCAATCGCGTAGATATTTTCGATTGAAGAACGGCTTTGTTCATCAACTTCGATTAATCCACGTTCAGATAATTTAATACCTAACTCTTCAAGACCTAATTCATCAGTATTTGGACGACGTCCTACAGTAACTAATACATAGTCAGCTTCGATTTCTTTCGTTTCTCCGCCAGCTTCATAAGTAACTTTCACGCCATTATCAGTTTCTTCAGCAGATTTAGCCATTGCTTCAGTTACGATTTCAACGCCTTTTTCTTTTAGACCTTTTTTAACGATTTGAGTCATTTGTTTTTCGAAACCGCCTAAGATATCTTTCGCGCCTTCAAGAATAGTAACTTCAGAACCGAAGTTAGAATAAGCAGTACCAAGTTCAGAACCGATATATCCGCCACCAACTACGACTAATTTTTCAGGAACTTCTTGAAGTGCTAAAGCACCTGTTGAATCTATAACACGTTTACCAAATTTGAAATTAGGAATTTCAATTGGACGTGATCCAGTTGCAATGATTGCATTTTTGAAAGTATAAGTTTGAGAAGCTTTTTCTGTCATAACTTTTAAGTTATTTTCATCTACGAAGTAAGCTTCACCATTAACTACATCAATTTTGTTACCTTTCATTAATCCAGCAACGCCGCCTGTTAATTTTTTAACAACGCCATTTTTGAATTCTTGAACTTTTTCAAAATTCAATGATACTTTCTCTGCAACTACACCCATATCTTCTGAATGTTGTGCATTATGGAAACGGTGTGATGCTGATAATAATGCTTTAGATGGGATACAACCAACGTTTAAACATACGCCACCTAATTCGCCTTTTTCAACGATTGTTACTTTTTGTCCTAATTGTGCTGCACGAATTGCTGCAACATAACCACCAGGACCTGCTCCAATTACAATAGTATCTGTTTCAATAGGAAAATCTCCAACTACCATTTTTACCCCTCCATTAATAATAATTCTGGATTATTTAATAATCTCTTAATATGGTTCATTGCATTTTGACCAGTAGCGCCATCAATTTGTCTATGGTCAAAACTTAGTGATAATGATAATACAGGTGCCGCAACAATTTCTCCATCTTTAACGATAGGTTTTTGAGCGATACGACCAATTCCTAAAATAGCAACTTCAGGGTGATTGATTACTGGAGTGAACCATTGTCCACCTGCAGAACCAATATTACTGATAGTACATGTTGCACCTTTCATTTCATTAGCTTGTAATTTACCATCACGTGCTTTTACAGCTAATTCATTGATCTCATCTGAAATTTGGAACATTGACTTATGGTCAGCGTTCTTAACTACTGGTACTAATAAACCACGATCAGTATCTGCAGCTATACCTACATTATAGTAATGTTTATGAACAATTTCACCATTTTCTTCATCGAACTCAGTATTTAATGCTGGGTATTTTTTAAGTGCTGACACTAATGCTTTAACAACATATGGTAAGAATGTTAATTTAGTGCCTTGTTCAGCAGCCACTTCTTTGAATTTTTTACGGTGATCCCATAACTCTTGAACATCGATTTCGTCCATTAATGTTACGTGTGGAGCTGTATGTTTAGAGTTAACCATTGCTTTAGCAATTGCTTTACGCATAGCTGGGATTTTCTCACGTGTTTCTGGGTATTCACCTTCAGGAACTTGTGGAGATTGAACAGCTTGTGTTTCTTCACTTGCAGTTGCAGTAGCAGCTGAAGTTTCTTCTGTAGTAGCTTCTGATTTAGAACCACCATTTAAGTAAGCTTCAACATCTTCTTTTAAGATACGACCATTTTTACCTGATCCTGATACTGCTTTGATGTTTACGTCGTTTTCACGAGCAAATTTACGAACTGAAGGCATTGCGATTACACGTTTAGAATCGTCAACTTCTGCATCATTTGCTGCTGAAGTTTCTTCTTTTACTTCTTCAGCTGGTGCTTCTTCTTTCGTTTCTTCTTCTTCGTCATCATGGCCTTTGAATTGTAAACCTTCTGCGTCTGGCGCATCAATTTTAACAATTGTATCACCAACAACAGATACAGTTCCTTCTTCAACCATAACTTCTTCTATTTTACCTGCAACAGGTGATGGAATTTCAACGACTGATTTATCATTTTGAACTTCACATAAAACGTCATCTTCTTGAATTTCGTCTCCTGCTTTAACAAACCATTTTACAATTTCACCTTCGTGGATACCTTCACCGATATCTGGTAATTTAAATTCGAATGACACGATTTTTTCCTCCTAATATTAAATCCGTATTTTAATGCGCATTAAAATTCTAATGTTTCTTTAGCTTGCGCTACGATATCTTTTTTGTTTGGTAACCAAACACCTTCAGCTTGTGTGAATGGATAAATAGTGTCAGCAGCTGCGACACGTGCAATAGGCGCTTCTAATGAAAGAACAGCTCTTTCAGAAATTTCTGCTACTACATTTGCACCAACGCCAGCTTGTTTTTGAGCTTCTTGAACAACAATCACACGGTTAGTTTTTTCAACTGATTTAACAATTGTTTCAATATCTAAAGGTTGAACAGTGATTAAATCAATAACTTCTACTGAGTAACCATCTTTTTCAAGATCTTCAGCAGCTTTAACTGATTCTTGAACCATAGCACCGTAAGTGATGATTGTTAAATCTGTACCTTCGCGTTTAACTTTAGCTTTACCAATTTCAACTTCATAATCTTCTTCCGGAACATCTTCACGGAATGAACGATATAATTTCATGTGTTCTAAGTAAACAACTGGGTCATTACTTCTGATAGCTGAAATTAATAGTCCTTTAGCATCATATGGGTTTGAAGGAATAACAACTTTCAAACCAGGTGATTGCGCTACTAAACCTTCTAAGTTATCAGCATGTAGTTCTGGTGTATGAACACCGCCACCGAATGGCGCGCGAATTGTTATTGGAGCTGTTTTTGAATTACCTGAACGGAAACGATGACGTGCAATTTGCCCAGCAACTGAGTCCATAACTTCAAATACGAAACCAAAGAATTGGATTTCCATGACAGGACGGTAACCTTCAAGCGTTAAACCTAAAGCTAAACCACCAATACCAGATTCTGCAAGTGGTGTATCGAATACACGATCTTCACCGAATTCTTTTTGTAAACCTTCTGTTGCACGGAATACTCCGCCGTTTACACCAACGTCTTCACCGAATAATAAAACATTTTCGTCTCTTTTTAATTCGCTTTGAAGCGCATTGTTAATCGCTTGAATCATTGTCATTTGTGCCATGACTTATTTCGACTCCTTCTCTTTGTAAATTTCATATTGCTCAGCTAAGTTGTAAGGCATTTCTTCATACATGTTTTCCATTAAGTCTGTAACTTTTTGTTTAGGCGTATTGTCTGCCTCTTTGATAGCTGCTTTGATTTCTTCTTTTGCTCTTTCCATTACTTCGTTTTCTTTTTCTTCATTCCATAAGCCTTTAGCTTCTAGATATTTTCTATAACGTACTAATGGATCTTTCTTTTCCCAATCTGAATCTTCATCAGAAGTTCTGTAACGTGTTGGATCATCACCAGCCATTGTATGTGGACCATAACGATAAGTTAATGTTTCAATTAATGATGGACCGTCACCATTTACTGCACGATCACGCGCTTGTTTAGTAACAGCATATACTGCAAGAGCATCCATACCGTCAACAAGAACGCCTGGAATACCAGCTGAAACTGCTTTTTGAGCTAATGTTTTAGCTGCAGTTTGTTTTTCACGTGGTGTTGAGATTGCATAGTTGTTATTTTGAATTACGAAAATTGCAGGTGCTTTATATGCAGATGCAAAGTTAATACCTTCATAGAAATCACCTTGTGATGAACCACCGTCACCTGTATAAGTAATTGCTACATTTTGCTTACCACGTTTTTTAATTCCTAAAGCAACACCAGCTGTTTGCACAAATTGTGCACCGATGATGATTTGTGGACTTAATGCATTAACACCTTCTGGGAATTGGTTACCAATAAAGTGTCCACGTGAGAATAAGAATGCTTTAGTTAATGGTAAACCGTGCCAGATTAATTGAGGTACATCACGGTAACCTGGTAAAACATAGTCTGCTTTCTCTAGTGCATAATGTGAAGCTAATTGTGAAGCTTCTTGTCCTGCTGTTGGTGCATAGAAACCTAAACGACCTTGTCTATTTAATGAGATAGAACGTTGATCAAGTACTCGTGTCCAAACCATTCTTTCCATTAATTCTACAAGTTCTTCATCTGATAAGTCCGGTAATAAATCATTATTTACGACGTTTCCTTCTTCATCTAATACTTGAACCATTTCAAATTTAGACTCTATTTCATTTAAAGTCGCTACTGCATCGAATTGGGCTTTTTTTCTCGGAGCCATTCAATTCACCATACCTTTCCCTATATTAAATAATCATTTCTTAATTAGTTTAACACAAAACTGTTTTACTGTTAAATAAAAAATACTAACATTATGATAACCCTTTTGATAAGGCTTTCTTTCGAACTGTATTACAACAAATTTCAAACTGTACTAATACAAATTATGCTTCTAAGTATTGCTCAATATCTTTCTTCTCTTTCATTACCTTTTTAACTTGATTTTGATAATCTGAAACAACTTTAGCTGTATTCTTATTTTCATCAGTGAGTGCTTTAGCTCTTTTATTCGTTCCATCTTGTGTCGCTTTTTCTTTTGCTAAGTAACTAAATAATTCTTTTTCTTTGTCGAGTGATTTGTTATAACCTTCGACCACTTTGTCATGCGCTTTATATTTATTTTCAAGTTCGTCCATTAATTCTTTTGCTTCTTTACGTTGAGACTGATCTTTTATCTTTTTCAATTCACTTTTAGATTCAGAATATATTTTTTGAGATTTGTTCATTGCTTTTTGTTCATCTTCAACCAATGATTCTCTTTTATCGATATTATCAACGATACTTTGTGCTTTATTTCTATAATCTTGACCTTTTGCTTCATCTAATGATTTTATTTTTTTCGTTTTTTCATTTTCAGCTTTCTTCATTTTTTCATTTAAATCAACGATTATATTTTCTTCTTGTTGTGCTTTGTTGATTTTATTATTAAATGTTTCAAGTGAATCTTTTGACGGACTACATGCTGTGAAAGTTAATGCAGTTGTCATCGTCAACATTAACATTTTCATACCTTTCATTCATATTGCCTCCTTACATTTCAATAAACATGTTACTCTGTTTTTTTTATTTATACAATAAATTATAGATGTAAATCAGTGCCGTTTTTGATAAAATTTTATATGAGGACGGTGCATGAAAATGATAACTATGGAAAATATTATTCGTGATGGACACGAAACACTAAGAAATAAAGCTGAAGAAGTGAAATTACCTATTTCAACTGAAGATAAAACTACATTAGATGAAATGTTAGAATTCTTGAAGAACTCACAAGATGAAACAATCGCGAAAAAATATGGTCTTCGTTCTGGCGTTGGGCTCGCCGCTCCGCAAATTAATGTTTCAAAAAAAATGTTAGCTGTATATATTCAGGATGATAGTAAAGGGAACTCAATTGAACTTCAACTTGTTAATCCTAAAATTGTAAGCCACAGTGTACAAAAAGCATACTTACCAGGCGGTGAAGGTTGTTTAAGCGTTGATGAATCAAAGCCTGGACTTGTACACAGAAATTATAAAGTTACAATTGAAGCATTTGATATTGATGGAACACCTTTCAAGAAAAGATTTAAAGGTTATCCAGCAATCGTGTTACAACATGAAATCGACCATTTAAACGGCGTAATGTTTTATGATTACATCAATCAAAATGATCCATTCAAGCCTTTAGATGATGCAGTAGAAGTTAATTAATTTATTAAAAAGCACTTTATAATGGTGATATCACCATTATAAAGTGCTTTTTACATAAACTCATCGCGTCGTTCTATAAAATGAATATTTTTTTCTTTTAAAGCCTTCTGAATCAATGCAAGCTCATCTAAATTCAACCATTCAGGATCTTTATTATGTTTTAAATAATGATGATTTTCTTGTGGAACATGAATAGATTCATCATAATTGTAGATCATAACAACTTCATTTTTTCGAATATTGAATTCAATGCCCTTTAATTGTTTATCTGATCGGTCTTTTTCTCCAATAACCGTCTTGATAATACGTTCAACTTTATCCATCATTTTCACTTCCTATTCGTGTATCAAACCTAGTTCTTTGCACGCATAATAAATGCCCTCTTCAGAAACATGTTTCGTTTCGAAGTCACAAACTTCCTTCAATTGAGGAACAGCATTCCCCATCGCTACACCTAGCCCTACTTCTGAAATCATTTCTATATCATTAGGACCATCTCCAAATGCAATGACATCCTGCATTGAAAATCCTAATTTTTCACTTAATTCTTTAATTCCTTCTGCTTTAGAACGATCACTTGGCACAATATCACGACTAAGTGGATGCCAACGATAAAATTTCAAACCTCCATACTTATTATCATATTTATCATCCTCATCATCCGCATGAAAAATAAGTGATTGATATACAGGATGTTCTTGATAATATGTATTATGGTATTCAGGATAATCCATTTTCAAAGTTCCTAAGCTTTCTGAAATATGCTGATCCTCTTCAACATTAGCATAAACTGCTGTCTCTCCAAAAAATACTAAAGGATGATTATTTTCATGTGCACTTTCAACAATACGATTTAATTGTTCTTTATTTAGTGGATGCTTCCCAACAACTTCACCATTATGAACAACAATTTGTCCATTTAATGATACAAATGTATCAATCCCAGTTGCTTTCAATACTGCATTAAACATATAAGGCGCTCGTCCAGTTGCGATAGCGACTATGTGTCCATTTCCTTTAAGTTTTTGTATGGCTGTAATAGTAGATTGAGGAATTTCTTTATTTTCATCGTAAATTGTTCCATCAATATCCAAAAATACTAATTTTTTGTCCAACTTTCATCGCCTCCTTTATTCTATTTTAGTCGATATTTATTATATATGAAAGATTTAGTTAAATATCTTTATTTATCTCTAATTATCATGTAAAATGAACTTATTAAAAAGGTATTTATATATTCAGATTATAACTACTTTTCAAAATGAACGGGAATCAAATGAAACAATTGACAAACCCTAGAATTAAAACTAGGGCTTTATTTATGTTAATTAACCTAGGAGGATTTTTATAAATGGCAATTTTTAAAGTATTTTTTCAAGAAGACAAAAGTGAAGTAATCGTACGCGAAAGCACACAAACTAAATATTTCGAAGGACAAACAGAAGAAGAAGTTAGAAAATATTTATCAGACCGTAATTATAATATCGAATTTGTCCAAAAATTAGAGGGCGCACATTTAGACTATGAAAAACAATCTGACCATTTCAAAGTGGAGAATATCTAAATGAAGCCACTACAAAAAAATGAAGTTGGTGTATATGCACTGGGTGGTCTCGGTGAAATTGGTAAAAACACGTACGCCCTCGAATATCAAGATGAAATCATCATTATCGATGCGGGCATAAAATTCCCAGACGATGATTTACTTGGTATCGATTACGTGATTCCAGATTATACTTACTTAATTCAAAACAAACATAAAGTAAAAGCTTTATTTATAACACATGGACACGAAGACCATATCGGTGGCGTGCCATTTTTATTAAAACAGCTTAACGTCCCTATTTATAGTGGACCACTTGCTTTAGGTCT
The Mammaliicoccus sp. Dog046 genome window above contains:
- a CDS encoding DUF4064 domain-containing protein, with protein sequence MNSYVEHVRQPVGRGFERFFGWLAWFILIGVTAISLFAALVVLNNPTNINRLETLINRLNINMTVNGQLLSSSELALNIQNWIWLFIIYLIIVLIFSFIALVLMRWRVFSATVFLILAVVTIPLFIVLVPLFFFLVSILLFVRKDKIIPMQGRQQEPFVKHDQDRVVQQPRPSRPVQAEKEQREVRKEKPVARDEHVEKPEKVEETSQPTEQQETVSQSSNDEVLSRSKKHQKHKKHKQPVVENEDNNEQTEQTEQNQTEEVATEQQDPYNYETTQADEYQASEEKPKKEKKPKKVKPNAAIERRNNYDQRMQQQKKYFENKNQDAQNITNKDK
- a CDS encoding ABC transporter substrate-binding protein, whose translation is MKQLIQLIGISLIVGALLILSTKLIDPPPAKGKKDVIYVYNWGEYIDPALTKKFEKETGIKVVYETFDSNEAMMAKIKNGGTPYDVAVPSEYTIQKMAKEDLLIPIDHKKLSNLKNIDKDFMNLPFDPGNKYSIPYFWGTVGILYNPEKTKGIDFNSWNSLWDKRLNKDVLVVDGAREGIGFSLNSMNESLNETNPKKLEKAQNKLIKLSPNVRGVVGDEINTMMVQNESDVAVVWSGMAADIMSENDNLDFVVPKEGSNLWFDNMVIPKTAQNVEGAHKFINFILDEKNGKQNTEWVGYATPNKESYKLLDKETREDERFYPDSNIRKKLEVYKDLGKENIAKYNEAFLKFKMSLK
- a CDS encoding ABC transporter permease; translated protein: MKITGKLYLSIVLAFLYLPIFFLIYYSFNGAGNMTHFEGFTFDHYLSVFQNKRLIVIIVNTIAVALLAASISTLIGICGAIGIHYLRNKKIKVGLLTLNNILMVSSDVVIGSSFLLLFTVIGHYTGMGLGFWSVLISHIAFCVPIVVLLVLPKLYDMNTSMIDAARDLGANSWQTLTKVVIPHILPGAIGGFFMALTYSLDDFTVSFFVTGSGFSVLSVEVYSMARKGITMEINAISTLLFLLVMILILGYYFIKRGQQKRSLKRGEN
- a CDS encoding ABC transporter permease, with the translated sequence MNKIKSILLVPYMIWIVLFIIVPIGMIFYASLLDIEGHFSLVNYQNFFTSSYLRMTVSSIWYASIITFFCLVISYPLALALRSAKHKEVLLLLVILPTWINLLLKTYAFIGILSHDGLLNKLLSIFHVPSTEFLFTSTAFIIVSVYIYIPFMLLPIFNSMEEIPENLLQASRDLGASHLTTFNRVIVPLTLEGVKTGIQITFIPALSLFMITRLIAGNKVVNLGTAIQEQFLVTQNYGMGSTIAVFLIIAMAFILIITKSKSEKKEV
- a CDS encoding ABC transporter ATP-binding protein; translation: MSQSIIKFENISKNFSNTQVLDDISFEIEEGKFYTLLGPSGCGKTTILKLIAGFETATSGDILFNNKIINQVPANKRKVNTVFQDYALFPHLNVFDNVAFGLKIKKLNKSEIKNKVKEALKLVKLEGYEDRQITEMSGGQKQRVAIARALANEPEIILLDEPLSALDLKLRTEMQYELRELQQRLGITFIFVTHDQEEALAMSDYIFVMRNGKIQQSGTPVDIYDEPVNKFVADFIGESNIVSGIMKRDYVVEMYGIPYECVDAGFEKDAKVDVVIRPEDITIKSESEGRISAVVDSQLFRGVHYEICCFDAQGNEWIIQTTKKATIGETVGLYFESEAIHIMLPGETEEEFDRRIESYEDDNNE
- a CDS encoding XRE family transcriptional regulator; protein product: MDIGEKLKNLRHQKNLTQEELGERTDLSKGYISQLERNLSSPSMETFLNILDVLGVEPSEFFNEKLYQARIYYPNNEQTLYDEYDLGYKIKWLVPDSNEFEMEPVIIQLRSGAKYKCFSPSSSETFAYVKKGEITLKLGKQTFTASQGECYYFKANEEHQFSNLSEQVAEVLIVATESYL
- a CDS encoding UPF0223 family protein; translation: MEYSYPIDVDWTQEEMIQVVEFFNHIENAYEDKTDREQFANAYKNFKKIVPGKSDENNIYKEFKEASGYDGYKAIKALKEDKESSHISIK